TGAATATTCAGacaataagaaagaaaaaaaaacattgcaacATTATGAAGTACATTGAGTTTCCCTTGATCGAATAGCCCAAAATTAAGTTATTTCAACTACCTCGAATGATCTTTCAAATTGGTCTAAGACTCCATTTTTTGGCCGCTTCAAGCTGACTTAGAAGAAAATACCTCTTTCTTTAGTTGCTAACCATATTGGAATATCTATTCCAAGCTGTAACCTTACCTGTTTATAACAATAAATCTATCAATTCTTCTCCTACTTTTAAAAGTGGACATTCCAACTTTTAGAAATCCACTGTCATATTAGGTCTTAGCACCTGTTCACTCTACCAGCAAGAATTCCAATGCCTAACCAATTCTCATACCGGAAATCCATACTCCTTTCCTTCAACCTGCAGCAAGTGACTCGCAAGACCCCTCACtctactactattcaatattttatcattactttttactattattcaatatttgatcattactttttcactattattcgcAAATTATCTGAGATCAcgtcactacccaaacgtaagCCATAATCAAGGAAGCAATGGGTCTCCAGAAACTAGAACCATACCGAGAAGGAACAATGAGATAAGGATAAGaaacttgtaaatattttgtttcaagttATTCAGCCCATAAGAAAAAGTCATTCAGAAAATCCCAAGCAAATTTCATGTGAACAGCCTTTAGAATTTCCTTCAAATCTCTTATGCCAAAACTCCCTTCTTCAACCGGTTTGCATACCTTTTTTCCAAAGCACCAATCTTCTTTGAGGTGGCTTGAAACTTCCTTGAGGTGtcacaaatatatgatataagaataatgaaaatCAGTCACAGAACCATGCTGAATGCAAATGCAGCATCATGTggaatgcaaaagaaaaaaaacggATGCTTTTCTGTACAGCCTCAATAGACAGGTGCATGTTTTAGAGATAGGTCGTTGCATGTGAAATTCAAGATTTCGATAGTAAGAACAACAATTCATTCATTGTTTCCTATGCttaatgggggggggggggggggggggggggggggggggggggggggggggggggggggggggggaggaaaCGTGAATCCCACCTTATATCCAAGATGAGTTCAACTTTCCACTTGGATTTCCACAAGTCGAACGGGTTGAGTTTCATATCGGTCTAAAAAATGTTACCTAATGACATCATACTTCAGAATCCCACAACTGTCCTATCTCTATAATCAACAATATTATTCTAGAGAATTTCATTCCATCTCACAACAGACAAGACAGCCAAATAAGATCTAGTGTGGATACACACTCATTctccatttatttatatatatatatatatatatatatatatattgattttgcGGCAACAAGGGATGCATCCCTTCTTCCTTCTGCTACAACTACAAAGAATCCCTGATCTTTTTCCTTTGGTTCAAGGTGGGCATAGGATCATCATCTCACAGATATTGAGAGCGGAGCTGAGTATCCAAGTAGAATGTATTCTCTAAATGAACGGCCATTTCATTCACAAATATAAAACTTGGATTAActtaaattgtgtatatatccTCTATGATTTTCCTGCTTCAGAAGATTCAATATCTTCCGTTTCGCTGCCTAGTTTGACGATATCTTCAACCAGTATCTTTCCTTCTGTTGCAAAGAAAATGAACAAGTAGCAGTCAAATACGATGGTTATGATGATGTTAGAACGTCAaagaatgaaacaaaaatcAGAAAGATAAAATTTAGGCCTTTATAGCTATTCATAGATTCAATCATTTTAATGCAATACCAAAAAGCAATGGAAAGAGAAGAATGTTCATATTGCTCTTCTACCACCCAAGGGTTCCTTTAGTTGGAAATATTGATTTCACAGCATGAAGGACGTTTCAACAGATCAAAATTGTGATGTTTTATCCCTCTTTTCCTGGAAAGTTAATATGAATAACAGATAATTCCATTAATAGATGGTTAAGACGATAGAGAATGTTGTTGTCTCCATGCGGTACCAAACTCTTCATCATTGAAGTCTAATTGCATCACACGGAAAATATTAACATTCCTTTAAGATCTACATTTATTAGGAGGATAGTGAAAATCAGAAGGGGAAATAACCTATTTCCACTGACCTTTATCCTTGGAAAGATTGCTGATAAGTTCTTGAATGCCCTCCTTACCCAAAGTGTCCTTAAGGTACATCGCAGCAGATGCAACCTCCTCAGGTGTCACTTTCCCATCATAATCCCTggcataaaaataataaaaggcaGTTAACTTGACATAATTCCAACAGATGCAATGAATTCTTAAGAAAGAGGGTAATGGAAGTTAACAATTGCTTTGTCGTAAGGATTAGACTATGATATTAGCTTAAACTGCTGTGCAGGAGGATTCAAAAGTACACGAACGATGTAACTTTCTAGGAGACTAAAAATTTCACAGGTGCCTTTTGGGTGGAAGAGTAATATTTTTAGGGAGGTGATGCAGAACATTGACACtgataaatgattttgtgtTTGCTTGATCCATCGGAGGAGATATATACTAAGAAGTTCAGCACAATACAAAAAATCACAGATATTGGGGCCTTAATTTAGAAGACTACCAACTCATTAAATAGTATCACCAGCATTTCTTCAAACATTGTCTCGGGTCAACAGGACTTGAATTTGAAGTTGTACCCGGAAAAGTTTCatattaaatttctctttactACAAGAAGGTTAGTAGACCATCCAGGAAAGTTTTACAAGTTTgtttttagtaattaaattttgtattaaaattgcAAAAACATAGTTTGAGTACTCAGGTAGTATATAGGAGAAACACATAACTAGATGATCACTTCGATTTTGCGTCAGGCAGCTTTAAGCAAGAGACACATCATGACAACCAAATTGTTCCAATGTAATGGTCCcaaaccttttcttttctataattGAAGATTTTAAGCCACAAATCATTGCTTGTATTGAGACTTGTGTACCCCAgaactatttcttttcttttgttttttcccctttcaGAAAAAAACAGATGGGTACTGAGAGAGGTAGGGTAATCATCATGTGTTCAGACAAGCTATGCCTGAGAGGCCTGTACAACTGATATTTTGTAAGTGCATTGGGACATGGCAACAGCATGCAACATGTGATGCTACAATCTGATGAGGACATCTTCTACTATTgttattttggtcattttacgtatgttttctttattttatttgggtttgtaTTAATGGGCTTGGACTTTAGCCCATAGACTTTCTAAGGTTTATTTAGGGGTTGTgttatttttcctatttaagTGCTTGTAATGAAACACTGAAGATCAGTTTTTTGAGATTAATCAATTGAGGCTGCCGCCGTCTTCCATCTTtttctgtcttcttcttcttctattaattttctggtttctttcttatcttctgctatttcttcctcttctagTGTTTTCTCAATTTTCATCCTAAATCATAATCCCTTcccacaaatatatattatcgaGCACCATGGATTGTTGTCAAATACCagccccctcccccccccccccccccccccttttttttctctaaaaccATTTGCGGGATGACATCCTATATGCACACATCATGAACATGAGCATAAAGTTCTGTAGCATTCAACATCACCTTTCAAATGACATAGCTATTAAATGGCAACAAACCTATCAAGCAACCGCCAACGGTCTCCAATTTTTGCATCAACATCATCAATTTCCTTTTCAAGCTTGTGGAGCATACCATCAACCTGAAACAAGAACATCCCAtaacatttttgtatatttccaCTTGCACATAGAACACATACAAtcaagatccaaccatcaacaGGGACTAAATcgagaaaaaaaaggaattcataactcaaaagtatttttaaaatatagttaccCTTTCTATAAGTGCCGAAGAAACCTTGTGATCTGCAGCAGTCTCGGCAACATGATCACCATCTTCCCGGGCAGCTTTGTACGCCTTCTTAGCTTCTACTTCACCATCTGTACCCTCTTTCTCCACCATGCTGTTATACAATTCTATCTGGAAATGGTAATAGCAACAAAAACATATAAACAGCAACAGAATATAATGAGACACATACAAGGTTccgaagggaaaaaaaaaaaaaaagcgtgaATAACATGGAAAGTTTTAAACCTAAACTACTTGTTATTTCAATTAATCCTCATGAAAATGGCATGGTAAAGTTTGTATTATAGTATGATGGACAACAAAACTCaaggggaaaatgatattttcgagTAATGTAGCAGAGGCTTGAGATAACAACATCCAGTTGCTATACAAACACAGCATACATGAAGGAAGTTCCTACTTAAAAGACAAATTTCGCTAAGACCCTTCCAGAAGATGAATtgatatatacacatacacagaAACTAAGAAACTTTTGGTGTgactttaagataaactcaGAAATTAATACATGCACATACACACAGACTCAGCAAAAGTTAAAAATGTACTGGTTCAAAGTAAAAGAGAGATTGGTTAGCTTACCTCCTTTTTGACAAGTTGCAAGAACTCTTCGCGCTCCCTGCTCACTGACTATAATGTGTagcagagaaaaataaaacaaaacaacaagtatgaggaaaatattaaataagatattaTCAATCACTTGGACAAGccttaataaaattaaaagtactaccaatcttttttttaaaagtcaaaTTACTTCCAATCCTTACAGATGCTGAAGCCAAAACAGCTAGTGCACGACTGAGCTCACAAAGCTCCTCCACTTTCTCCAATGTTTTCATTCTCGCCTGTTCCCGTGCTTCTCTAGCCATGGCAGCAGCCATCTCTTCCAAAGCCACATCCTTTTGGCTGCCAGCAGATTCCTTCATCTTGGCCtgctcctcctcttcttcctcttcctcctcctatAGAGATTAGTTAAAATAGTTAATAAACAAGCAAAAGGTAAGGATATGATATACCATGATGTATACCAATCAAAAAATGATATACCCTGATATATCACAGACCTAGGAACTACGCGTATGTTTGGTTAAGAAGAATTTTGAGACCAATTTTTGAAAGAATTTGAGATTcattatttattgggttttgtgagAAGTCTTTAAGTATCGAAGTTTGTTAAAGTGGGTAGGTAAAgttgaaaagatttttttaatataatttttctaaaatagctttttcttattaagttttttttggttaagaaagattttgagaattttcttttgaaaaaattaagatgtgtttttttattgagtattgtgagaagttttttatttaatttttttatatgtccaGTATTGAAGTTTGTAAAGATGGGTAGGTAAAGtcaaaaagttgtttgaatataattttctaagagtagttttttaagtaaaagtttttttggtcgtttttttttttcactgaaTCCTAAGCAAATGAGTAGATGAAAAATTGATATAGAATTTGTTTTTAGATTgaaagatgtttggattgaagttgaacgtttttaaaaaaaaaaaaaaaaaaaaaagtgatgacCAAACATGGCCTAAAGAACCATAAAAGTTTCAATGCAACACAATCACATGATCCTTGCACACTAATTGACTCACAACCAGTACAactcttttatgtatttatgttaTGAATGATCTGTTTCAGAAATCTTGAATAATTTTGGCAAAGACATGGCATTTATGAACTTCTGACCTGTTATCCTTCTCatatttgatgaaaaagttTGGCGCATAACTTCAATAagcattagttttttttttttataagaaagataaattttattaatgaacaaGAAAGAACATAGGCATTATCAaggtacacaagaagtatacttCCAATACACCTAATAAGAGAACAAGAACTAGTAACAGAATATCAGAAGAAAAATGTAATCTGCTAGCAGATTAAGTACTGAAAATAGTAGTAAAGAAAACCAGATATATATAGTAGAAAGACCAAATCTCTAGCCCAACAAAAATGCCACTGGAAAAGGCAAAAGCACCTAAAGCATAGTATAATTAACCTTGATCATTTCTTCCTGCATTTCTAGGAACTCCAATTTCCTCCTCCTTTCTGAAACAGTATCCTCTGATGGCAAGGTTGTTACTTGAACAGTATCCACAACCTCATCTGGTAGAGACGAGATTGCCTCTTGAACAACTTCCTCTGGCTTTTTACCAGACGTAGAGAAGGCTCTGCAAAGCCAGACCACAATCAAGAAATTCAAGCATGGTTGTGTGTCTTGAAACATCTATAATCAGGTGCAGCAATAAGTTACCTAGAAAGAATCAGGAGGGAAGATGGAAGAGAGTGATTGAGAGACAAATCCAACCAATCACGCAGCTGCAAAGTTACAAACAGATACAACAACTTACATGCCTGAATAAAAGGAAACCTTTCTTGAACCTTCTATGCAGAGAGCAATATATCAAAACTTCAAAAGCAAATTCTAACTATTTTAAtggcatcttcaaaattttaatgAATAAGTCACAGACATCAGAAGAGAGTCACTGCCATAAGATAGGTTTAACTAGACTGATTCTAGGAGTTACAAAAGCTGTTACTAGGTAGCATTCTAGATGTGTTAAATGTCCTGTTAAAATTATTCTCACTGCTTCAGCAGATAACTTGTGTTGTATCAAGAGGACAGtgacttttttttatgagtagaGGACAATGTGACTTTAAGATAAGGTCATTGGACCTTTTGCATGAGGACATTGCAGACATCAGAAGTTCAGAACCGATTAGGTTCAAAGTGAAGTAAATCTATCTATAAGGCATGAAAATTCTCCTTGTTCTCAAGGGCAGTAATTACAGGGAAGATGGACAATCAAATTACTGCACATTGCTTAAATTGGCACACATTAAATCAATCAAGATAATTGGCTACTTTTAACAGTTCTGAGCAGAAAACTAGTGGGTGAATGCTGACCATATCAAAAGAATGAGTTTCTGGCAGATGTATGTAAGTACAATGAACAAATGGTTTCAATTAAGACTATAGACTGAGGAATCCTCAGAACTTTTCAAATGCAATCACCCAAAAAGAAGTGCATCAGCCGAAAAAATAGGATGCAAGTTCAAGAACCGTGTGTCATTGAAATTAATAGGATGCAAGTTCAAGAACCTGTTGACGCATTTCCTCCACTGAAGATAAGTCGAGCATTCCTCGTTCTCTACAGGCATGTCGAAGTTCAGCTTCTGAAAGGGACTCCACGCCCTCAGCCTGAATCAACTTATCATCATTCTTGATCCTGCCAAACCGAAACAATTTAAGGTTTTTTCATCCAAAacttgaatatattaaaaacctCTTAAGAATTTATTGATATCGCCCTCATTTTTATCTTCTCTTTAAATCCCCAAAATGGCAATCCAAAACTTTTTTATGCAAGAATCATTTTTTCTATAAGCAATGCAGAATCAGCGTTGGTGAAAGCCCTAGGTGAACTTAAGAACAAGTGACCAACTGAAGtaaaacacattttttaaaatgatgtataatacaaaaaacacccataaaatacaattaaaaaaaaaagctttgaaAAGCAAAATGGTAATATATTTAGCctattaactcaatttattagaGTATTGTGCAACATTATTGATAAAGTAATAAACTAATTACATAAATCTAATAAACTAATTACATAAATCTAAACATAATTTATATAACTCTCATGCTTTACTAAATATAAACATCTATGACCAAAAAAGTTCAAGAATTGCAGATATTAGCTTCTATGCTAGCATAAGCAATCAAATATCAATCCATCTAGAAAACCAACTTGGACTATTATATTAGGTTTAAAGCATATAAATCTTCTGACAACATGTGCCACCATGTGAATGATCTTCAGTATCAACTAAAgacttaagaatattttatttcatccttTTGGGGGTCTTGAatggatttttgaaaaatttacgCAAAGTGCATACTGCACTTTAAGCTCAAACAAAAAGCACCTTGTAAATGCACTTTGCTTTTGGTATGTGAAGCGCTTCAGCCGTGGGGCTTTGCATTTTGCGCTTAAGTGTGCTGTTTACAGCACTGGTTGTAATTAGGGGTGGTAATTTGTGTTTGTAGGTCGTGCTCGTATCGTGTCAAGTCATGGGTATTAGACTATATATGGGTCAacccaaacacaacccatttaataattaatttttattggattaaCCTAAACATAACCTGTTTAGAATGTATTCTAGTTATATGGGTTGATTTTGGGTCTTGCAGGTTGATCCGCAATTGACCTATTTATTAATTGTGTTTTATtaggtcaacccgttttgacccaaatCCGCTTATTTCGTGTCGTGCTCGTGTTGGGTTTACGGGTCGGGTCATATATTACCTCctatttgtaatgattataatttaacAAATTTCAAATCGATTATTACCTACAAGACTAAAACTAATcgtattttatcattaaatgataaatcataATGGAAATTACACTTTACACCCCCAACTACCTTTGTTTTCTTAGTTAGCACCTTAAACTAACAATATGTTTCACTTTGCACCCTCAATTAGATCTAAATGTTAAGACAAAcgaaaataaaatcaagtggCACAATCACGACAATCAAATCTTAATAGACGGTGCAAATTGAAACCTATTTGTAGTTTAGGGTGCAAATTAAAACTTTTCGTAGTTTACAGCGGCaaagcaaaactttttttttataggtacagCAGCAAAGGGTAATTAAACTTGTACCATATTAGAGAGGTGAAACACacatgaaatttgaaacaaaaaccTAAAATCAAAGAAAACGAAGAAGACCACAAAACTCCCAAACATGAGCTTATCGACTAGAAAACCTCCTCAGAAATTTTCAAATGCCAGAACTGTAATAGAAACATAAAACCTTTTAAAATTGCCTCCAAAAGTATTTAAGATAAATTGCTGTTAGAAGTTATTTCTATTATTCtcctttcaaacaaaacaatgtCGCGAATAACATTTCTTTATGTCCACTAAATAATATcatggagaaaagaaaaggttaaCCAAATGAATATTAAAGCGTAAAACAGCAATTGCAAGGAGTGCAAGTGGATCAGCTATTTGTTTATAAGTACAAATCGACATTAAATCAAGGTATTTCACAAATGAACCTTCAGTTCATATGTACGTATACATATAACAATGAGAAAATGACCACTTGTGAGAGAGTGAAAGATTAAGAgcccacttttaaaatacaCTTGTCCAGACTCCAAGGCCCCCTTAAAGAAATTTCTGACCACATAACATAAGCAGAAAGTCCCTTTCCAGACTGAAAACACACAAGCAAGCTAacagaaaatataacaaaaaggagagagaagaagaagaagaacaaaaggaTGCagctataaaaacaaaatgtatcTTACTGTTGTAGTCTTTTCCGAAGCATAAATCGCAGATACGCATCAGTTCCATATGAGCTGATACCCATATATTTGCACATGTTAACTAACCGAGGCCTACGTTTTACACCAAAAATAAGGTATCTTTGTCAAATACTGCATTGATAACAAAAACACCAATAACTATGGGAGAAACTGGATTACAAGAGTCATACGTGGAATAATACTATCAATATGAAGTTATAGCAGAAGCACCAACCTGCTGATGTTATCCAAAGTAAGCTCATCATTGAATAACTTGGCAAAGCCTAAAATTTCATCATTGGAACAACTGGCACCTTTTCTCAGCTATGCAAATCGCAGagcaaaaataaacaatagatATCACAACAGGAAGACAGATGATTATAGAGCAACTCAACCTCCCTTGTTTATGAGAAGGATAACATATAAATAACTAACCTTATTGATAAATTCATCAAGATCTTCTGCTGTCTTCTTAATTTCTCCACTTCGCGAGATTTGGATTTCCTTCGCCATTTCTTTCACTGTGTCCTGAAGAAACTTTGCATATTCTAGTCTTGCGTTTAGCCTCCTTTTCAATGCCTCCTGCAGGTTAATCATTATAATTGAAACCAACATTCTCCTTGATAATGGGGCTCTATGCATTGGAGTGTAATATATGGAACAGGGGGGATATATGTCACACCACAGGTACCCCGCTTCATCTTTCAACAGTGATGAATGGAAACAGGACGCATGAGAAGCAATTAGGTGCAACAAACTgctgatattttaaataactaagcTTTAAGCAACAGTGATATTGCTAGTTTAGCCTTCTCTATCCAAAATAGACATGAAACCCTtccttatctgttacataacaCATCTAACGAAAATCTATACCTTTACAGCTGTTTGGAATCATCACCGTGGTCTGCtaacagcatatatatattagcacAAAATGGAGAAGTAAATAAGTAACTCATCTGAAACAATCCAAAGAAAACCCAAGCCATATCTAGACCTATGCTCCACAATGGCTAGTAAATGATACAATAGGAGCtccttgaaatcattataaagggaAAGAACTTCTCTTTCCCAAGCAATATGGGTTTCCATTCACCATCCTCACATACTAAACCTGGGTTATTAAAATATCCCCCTTTTAAATCCCTAACATTCTCGTCAGGTCCTTCCATTGTAGGTGACACTAGTCAAGTCCCACACTTCTGATTGAGattggctttgataccatttgaaAAGACATAAGGAAAGTTCAAGCCATATTtcgacctatactccaaaaaaactagtcaataatataattggagCTTCTATGTGAGATCTTATTCACCACCTTCTCATATTAATAACAAAATGGTTCGAATTGTCTTCTCTT
This genomic interval from Juglans microcarpa x Juglans regia isolate MS1-56 chromosome 4D, Jm3101_v1.0, whole genome shotgun sequence contains the following:
- the LOC121259844 gene encoding mitochondrial proton/calcium exchanger protein-like isoform X2 encodes the protein MASRGILQRKRSLFNSLNQSTCLIRGFRNFELLRTSSSDVLLNSSWVANHPFAATNCRNEGGFSSVNKDGLPGLLLTGFPRHNSFEISTFGNGIGRVGFVPSLGVHWISQSVRFASAAPVGQPETTSGNDENEQRVSKRVKEASPEECDQAVEGLSTVKAKAKAKQMQEPQKNVESIMKTIWTKLLGIGPALRAVASMSREDWARKFRHWMDEFKSTLQHYWLGTKLLWADIRISSRLTLKLAKGKTLSRRERQQLTRTTADIFRLVPFAVFIIVPFMEFLLPVFLRLFPNMLPSTFQDKMKEEEALKRRLNARLEYAKFLQDTVKEMAKEIQISRSGEIKKTAEDLDEFINKLRKGASCSNDEILGFAKLFNDELTLDNISRPRLVNMCKYMGISSYGTDAYLRFMLRKRLQQIKNDDKLIQAEGVESLSEAELRHACRERGMLDLSSVEEMRQQLRDWLDLSLNHSLPSSLLILSRAFSTSGKKPEEVVQEAISSLPDEVVDTVQVTTLPSEDTVSERRRKLEFLEMQEEMIKEEEEEEEEEQAKMKESAGSQKDVALEEMAAAMAREAREQARMKTLEKVEELCELSRALAVLASASSVSREREEFLQLVKKEIELYNSMVEKEGTDGEVEAKKAYKAAREDGDHVAETAADHKVSSALIERVDGMLHKLEKEIDDVDAKIGDRWRLLDRDYDLG
- the LOC121259844 gene encoding mitochondrial proton/calcium exchanger protein-like isoform X1, which codes for MASRGILQRKRSLFNSLNQSTCLIRGFRNFELLRTSSSDVLLNSSWVANHPFAATNCRNEGGFSSVNKDGLPGLLLTGFPRHNSFEISTFGNGIGRVGFVPSLGVHWISQSVRFASAAPVGQPETTSGNDENEQRVSKRVKEASPEECDQAVEGLSTVKAKAKAKQMQEPQKNVESIMKTIWTKLLGIGPALRAVASMSREDWARKFRHWMDEFKSTLQHYWLGTKLLWADIRISSRLTLKLAKGKTLSRRERQQLTRTTADIFRLVPFAVFIIVPFMEFLLPVFLRLFPNMLPSTFQDKMKEEEALKRRLNARLEYAKFLQDTVKEMAKEIQISRSGEIKKTAEDLDEFINKLRKGASCSNDEILGFAKLFNDELTLDNISRPRLVNMCKYMGISSYGTDAYLRFMLRKRLQQIKNDDKLIQAEGVESLSEAELRHACRERGMLDLSSVEEMRQQLRDWLDLSLNHSLPSSLLILSRAFSTSGKKPEEVVQEAISSLPDEVVDTVQVTTLPSEDTVSERRRKLEFLEMQEEMIKEEEEEEEEEQAKMKESAGSQKDVALEEMAAAMAREAREQARMKTLEKVEELCELSRALAVLASASSVSREREEFLQLVKKEIELYNSMVEKEGTDGEVEAKKAYKAAREDGDHVAETAADHKVSSALIERVDGMLHKLEKEIDDVDAKIGDRWRLLDRDYDGKVTPEEVASAAMYLKDTLGKEGIQELISNLSKDKEGKILVEDIVKLGSETEDIESSEAGKS